The proteins below come from a single Sorghum bicolor cultivar BTx623 chromosome 4, Sorghum_bicolor_NCBIv3, whole genome shotgun sequence genomic window:
- the LOC8084519 gene encoding uncharacterized protein LOC8084519, protein MLRCLYTQRRWAHRRGGFVTGGTGWSKPPPPGLGPAAGVGMKKSEWWAVDGEMHEIGDGVPHRERFAIPRDNLPNRRRKQMREQFMRRTRLVLKDSEHETWCKKYMELYQELRENWERLYWDEGYSKKIAESHANYDSAEEDDLDFSPYSRRRQSNVEPNKDLGFGVSKQGETWERVTQIRDKFEYDRERRMRERAFAPMNMENNFARRDPRFRSQDDSSFAHTNLSDDFGLHGQTFGSRPDRSYQNESNFRNQRDSSFQNEPNIRNQRNLNFQNKPSFRNRQYPDFQNQGDTRSQAFDE, encoded by the exons ATGTTGCGCTGCTTGTACACGCAGCGGCGGTGGGCGCACCGCCGGGGGGGCTTCGTGACTGGCGGCACCGGTTGGTCCAAGCCGCCACCGCCGGGCCTCGGCCCCGCCGCGGGGGTGGGCATGAAGAAGTCGGAGTGGTGGGCGGTGGACGGGGAGATGCACGAGATCGGGGATGGCGTGCCGCATCGCGAGCGCTTCGCCATCCCGCGGGACAACCTCCCTAACCGCCGCCGCAAGCAGATGCGGGAGCAGTTCATGCGCCGCACCCGCCTCGTTCTCAAAGACTCG GAACACGAAACATGGTGCAAAAAGTACATGGAATTATACCAAGAACTTAGAGAAAACTGGGAAAGGTTGTACTGGGACGAAGGTTATTCAAAAAAGATTGCTGAATCTCATGCTAATTATGACTCTGCTGAAGAAGATGATCTTGACTTCTCGCCATACAG CAGGAGAAGGCAGTCCAATGTAGAACCAAACAAG GACCTTGGCTTTGGGGTGAGCAAACAAGGTGAAACGTGGGAAAGGGTTACTCAAATTCGTGACAAATTTGAATATGACAGAGAAAGGAGAATGCGAGAACGAG cattTGCTCCCATGAACATGGAGAACAATTTTGCTCGGCGTGACCCAAGATTTAGAAGCCAGGATGATTCAAGTTTTGCTCATACGAACTTGAGTGATGATTTTGGCTTGCATGGTCAAACTTTTGGAAGCCGCCCTGACCGAAGTTACCAAAATGAGTCAAATTTCAGGAATCAGCGTGATTCAAGTTTCCAAAATGAACCAAATATCAGAAACCAGCGTAATTTAAATTTCCAAAACAAACCAAGTTTCAGAAATCGCCAATATCCAGATTTCCAAAACCAAGGTGACACAAGAAGTCAGGCATTTGATGAGTAG